The genomic DNA CTTGGCTGGTGGCCGCGTTGTTCCTGTTTGGCGCCGGGCTCGGCACCGTGGACTCGACCGTGAACCTGCAAGCGGTGATCGTCGAGCGGGCCAGTGGCAAGACCATGATGTCGGGTTTCCACGGCATGTTCAGCCTCGGCGGGATCATTGGCGCGGCTGGCGTCAGCGCCTTGCTCGGCCTGGGGCTTTCGCCGCTGGGGGCGACGTTGGTGGTCAATGGCGTGCTGCTGGTGGCGCTGTTCAAGGCCGCGCCGCACCTGTTGCCCTACGGCAGTGAAAGCTCGGGACCGGCGTTTGCCATTCCCCATGGCGTGGTGTTGTTCATCGGCATCCTCTGCTTCATCGTGTTCCTGGCCGAAGGCGCGGTGCTGGACTGGAGCGCAGTGTTCCTGACCACCGAGCCGGGTGTGGATACCGCCTATGCCGGGTTGGGTTATGCCGCCTTCGCGCTGACCATGACCGTCGGCCGCCTGACCGGCGACTCGGTGGTGCATCGCCTTGGTGCCAAGCGCGTGATCATCTATGGCGGGTCAATCGCAGCCGCGGGGTTCCTGCTGGCGACCCTCGCACCGATGTGGCAAGCGGCGCTGCTGGGGTATGCGTTGGTCGGGGCCGGGTGTTCGAACATCGTGCCGGTGCTGTACACCGCCGTCGGCAAACAGACCCTGATGCCCGAAGCGATCGCCGTACCGGCCATCACCACCATCGGCTATGCCGGCATCCTCGCCGGCCCGGCGTTGATCGGGTTTGTCGCCCATGGCAGCAGTTTGAGTTTCGCCTTTGGGCTGATTGCACTGTCGCTGGTGGCAGTGGCGATCAGTGGGAAAGTGTTGAAGGTCTGAGTTCTCTACAGACCCTGTGGGAGCAAGGCTTGCCCGCGATGAAGATGACGCGGTCCTTTTGAGACCGAGGTGTCTGCATCGCGAGCAAGCTTTGCTCCCACAGCGTAAAGTTCACTCAACCCTTGACTCGATCAGAACCCCACACTCGCCTGCACAAAGAACGTACGCGGTGCGCCGACATAGATGCCCGAGTTGTTGTCGCTGGAACGGGTGTAGTACTGGTGATCGAACAGGTTTTTCACCCCGGCGCCGACTTTCAGGTTCGACAGCTGTGCACCGAAGTCATAACCAGCGCGCACGTTCCAGAGCACGTAGCCCGGCATGTCGCCGTACTGCCCATCGGCGGTGCCATCGGTGATGTAGTCACCGCTGAAACTGCCATCGGCGTTCACACTGTTGCCCGGTGCTCGCTGCTTGGACTGGGCGAAAGCGTCGAGGTTATAGGTCCAGCGGTTGACGTCGTAGCGCAGGCCCACGTTGGCCACCTGGCGGGAGTAGAACGGCAGGTCACGGCCCTTGAAGCTCGGGATCTGGCCTTCGTAAGTCGCGCGGGTGTAGGTGAAACCGGCGTTGGCGGTGAGGCCTTCGAGGCTTGGGTCGAGCGCGGCCATGTCGTAATGCACCGAAGCCTCCAGGCCCTGGTGCTTGGTCGCGCCCATGTTGGTCCAGCCCACGTCGTTGCTGATGTACTGCAGCTCATCGTCAAAGTCGATGTAGAACAGCGTCACTTCGCCGCCCCAGACGTCATCGTTGTAACGCGTGCAGATTTCGTAGGTCTTGGCCTTTTCCGGGCTCAGGCCGTTGGCGGTGTTGTTGCCGTCGCCGCCCTGGCCGAGCTGGAAGTATTGCAGGCTGCCGAACGAGGTCTCGTAATTGGCGAACAGCTTCCAGGCATCGGACAGGTGATACATCACACTCAGGGCCGGCAACGGTTCGTTGCTGTCAATGCTGCGGCGTTTTTCCTGCACGGGGCGGCCGGCGGTGTCGAGCACCGGGCGGTCATGCCATTCGGTGCTGATGCTTTCGAAGCGGATGCCCGGGGTGATAGTCCATTTGCCGACGTCGATCTTGTCATCGATGTACACCGCGTGGGCTTCGGTGCCGCCAGTACGGTCCTGGTAGACGTGGCCGTCGGCCCCCGGGCGCACAACCGGTTCGTTATTGCGCAACGCCAGGCGGCTGGCCTCTTCGTGCATGCCTTCCTTGAGGTAGCGATAACCGACGCTGGCTTCCTGGGTGGTGGACCCCAGGTCGAACACGTGGGACACCCGAGGCTCGATGCCGAAGGTGTAATAGGTGCGCGGGTAGGACACCAGGTTGCGCTGATCCCGCGAGGCGATGGTGCTGCCACGGTAGCTGTCGGAGTAATAGGTCAGCACTTCGGCCTGGGTGCGCTCGTTGATCTCGCGAATCCACTTGAACGACACATCCTTGCGCCGGCCGCTGAAGTTGTCCCAGTCGCGGTCGGATTGGTACGGGTTCGCGTCGTATTGCTTCTGGGTCAGGCCGCCGGGCATGTCGGCCTTGGCGTCGTAGTAGTGGAAATTCAGCGAGAAGTCGTCGACATCGGTCGGCGCCCAGTGGGTCTTGAGGATGACATCGTCGATGTCGTTGCCGTTGTTGCTCTGGCGATACCCGTTGCCGTTGACGCCGGAATACAACAGTGCCACGCCCAGGCCGTTGTCGGCGGTGCCGCCGAGGAAAGCCGTGTCGATGTGTTTCCAGCCGCCGCGTTGGGAGGTTTCCAGGGTGGTGCCGATTTCACCGGTGGCTTTTTCCGGAATGGCACGGGTCACGAAGTTGATCACCCCGCCGACGTTCTGCGGCCCATAGCGCACAGACCCGGCGCCGCGCACCACGTCGATGCTGTCCAGGTTACCCGAGGAAATCGGCGCCATGGACAGTTGCGGTTGGCCATAGGGCGCGAACGCTGCCGGTACGCCGTCGATCAATACCGTGGAGCGTGGCGACAAGCGCGAGGTCAGGCCACGCACGCCGACGTTCAGGGAAATGTCGCTGCCACCGGTGCCGTTGGCCTCTTGCACCTGCACACCCGGCACCCGCCGCAGCACGTCGCCGACGTTCATGGCGCCCTGCTCCACCATCGCTTCGCGGCGGATCACCGTACGCGCACCAGGGTGGTTCTGCACCACTTCGGCGTTGGCATCGCCGAGCCAGTCACCGACCACCTGGATTTCAGTGGCGCCCAGCTCCAACGGGCCGGCACCGGATGCCGAGGGTGCCGGCAACACGGTCGCCGAACCGTCATTGATCTGGTATTGCAGGCCGCTGCCTTGCAGCAATTGGCGCAAGGCCGCTTCCGGGGACAGGTTGCCATCCACCGCCGGCGCCTGCTTGCCCGCCACCAGCTCGGGGCTGAAGAACACTTGCAACGCGGTCTGCTGGCCGAGCTGGCTCAAGGCTTGCCCCAACGGCTGCGCCTGGATGTGGATGGCGGTGGCGGCCTGATCGGCGAACGCCTGGGGCACGGCGGCGCTGACCGCCAGGGTCAGGGCCAGGGGCAGCCAGCGTACGGAGGTACGGTTGTTGTTTTTGGCGGTTGTTTTCACGTCGAACCTTGTCCTGTTGATCGCAAGAATACGCGTCTGTTAATGCAAACCAGTTGCAGTTGGACAAGAAGACGAAGAACTCGGAAAAAACCTGAATTTATCGTGCGATTATTTCCTGGCTGCCGTCATCCAGACTGCGCACGGCCACCGGCAGGATGTTCGGCAGCGCCTTGAGCAATGCCTCGGGATCGTCGGCGCGGAACACGCTGGTCAGGCGCAGCTTACCCACCGCCGCACTGCCGACCCGCAGGGGCTGGAGGCGATAACGGGAGACTTCTTCAGCCACTTCACTCAAGGGCGCGTCATTGAACACCAGCTTGCCGTTGCGCCAGGCCGTGAGTGCATCGGCGTTGATCGCGTACGGTGCGGCGACGTTGCCCTGGGCATCGATCTGGGTGCCGAGGCCCGGCGTGAGGCTGACGAACGGTGCCTTGGGCGCGCCGCGTCCCCGGACCTTGACGCTGCCCTGCGCCACCGCCACCCGGGTCTTGTCGGCATCGCGGCGCACATCGAAGCGCGTCCCGGTGACCGTCACCTGGCCGTTGCCCGCATCGACGGTGAAAGGCCGGCCGGCATCATGCTCGACCGTGAACAACGCCTCGCCTTCGGCCAGTTCCACCCGACGTTGACGGTGTGCGAACTGAATCCGCACCCGGCTACGGCTGTTGAGGTCGATCACCGAACCGTCCGGCAAGGCAATATGCCGACGCTCGCCGAGCGCGGTGGCAAACTCACCGCTGTAATCGGTAGAAGAACTCAAGCCACTGAACAGACCCAGGCCGACCGCCACCGCCAGCAACCCGGCGGCGACGGCGTAGCGTAACAGCGGCCGGCGCTTGGGACGTTCGGCAGGTGGCTCGCACAGCGCTCGCAGGCGTTCCTTGGGCAGCAGGTCCGTGGCGCTCCAAATGCCCTGGAGCAATTGAATCTCGTCACGGTGATTGGGATGCTCGTCCAGCCAGGCTTCGAAACCCTGACGCTCCTCGACACTCATGGCAGGCGCTTGCAAACGCACGAACCATTGCGCCGCCGCGTCGCGAACCCTGTCCTGCCCGCACGGGCATTCACGGCTATCCATCATGGAAGGTCCTGTGGCTCAGGTGAAAGAGGGCGACGGATCATTGGCCTGGACCGTCCAGGCGATCGCGCAGATGCCGCAGGGTGCGGATCATATACTTTTCCACCATGTTTTTTGACAGGCCCAGGCGCTCGGCGATTTCTGCCTGGGTCAGGCCTTCGATCTTCTGCCAGACGAACACCGTGCGGCAGTTGGCCGGCAGCTCGGCAAGCGCCCGTTCGATGGAGTCCGCCAGTTGGATCGCATGCATGAAGTGCTCCGGGTCGCCCGAAAACGACTGACCAGGGTCGATGACAGCCTCTTCCATGGCCCCCCGTCGATCTTCGCGCCGATAGCCATCCACTGCAATGTTGCGCGCCGTCTGATGCAGATACGCCCGTGGCTGCTCGACCCCACTCGAATCGGACTCGAGCACCCGCACGAAGGTGTCATGGGCCAGGTCCTCGGCCTGCTGGCGATTACGCAGGCGACGGGTCCAGGTGCCGATCAACTCTTCGTAGTGCTCGAAAAAGCCGGGTCTGCGGGGCAGCTTGGGGGTCATCACGGCGCGCTGTGGGAACGGGGCGTGAATAGTAATGGTTACTATTAATGAGAAGCAAACCTATTACGGCGCCTGTCGTCCGAAGCTTAAAATGAGGATTAAATCTATGTGGGAGCAAAGCTTGCTCGCGATGGCGGTGTGTCAGTCAATGGTGCATGGACTGTTGGACCGCTATCGCGAGCAAGCTTTGCTCCCACAGGCTACCCACACAGGTATTTTTTCTCTGATTACGCCTCAGGCATCTTGCGAAAGCCCACCGCCAAGCGGTTCCAGCCATTGATGGCGTTGATCGCCACGGTCAGGTCGACCATTTCCTTGGGGCTGAAATGCTCGCTCAGCAAGGCATAGTCGGCGTCCGGTGCGTGAGTGTCGCTCAGGCGGGTCAGGGCTTCGGTCCAGGCCAGTGCGGCGCGCTCGCGGCCGGTGAAGAACGGCGCTTCGCGCCAGGCGGTCACGGCGTACAGGCGACGTTCGGTCTCGCCGTCCTTGCGGGCGTCGGCGGTGTGCATGTCGATGCAGAACGCGCAGCCGTTGATTTGCGAGGAGCGCAGCTTGACCAGTTCCAGCAGGGACTTCTCCAGGCCCAGGTTCGAGGCGGCGTTTTCCAGGGCCAGCATGGCTTTGAAAGCGTCGGGGGAAGCGGTGTAGAAATCGATACGCGGTTGCATGGTGAACTCCAGGACAATTGGGTGTAGCGCTACGTTAGCCGTGCAGTGGCGCGGTACAAATAGCCAATTGTTGGGAAGTTCGGGTGGCCAATGGCAGACCGATGCTATTCCTTTGGGAAGAACACGAATCTATCGTGGCGACGGGATTGTGGGAGCAAGGCTTGCCCGCGATGGGTGCGATGCAGTCCTTCAGAGATCGAGGCGCCTGTTTCGCGAGCAAGCTTTGCTCCCACACAGCGAGGGAGCGGTGCTTGTCGTTCAGATAGGCTTCAGGCCCGGCTGCGCAACCATTGCAGAAAGCGCTTCTTGGCGATTGGCTTGGGGACTTCGCGGGTCAGGTTCTGGGCCAGGTGCATGCGCACGTCCAGGAGGTTTTTCATCGCGTCGTTGATATCGCGACGGGCCTCCAGGCACGGCTTGAGGTAACTGTTTTCGATGCGGTACAGGGTACAGAAAGTCTTGGCGGAAAAATTCGCCAGGGCCGCCTGCTCGGCGACGATCCCGGCTTCGCCGATCACTTCTCCCGGCCCCATGCGCCCGCCCTCGAGTGGCTGGCCGTTGCGCATGAGGGTCACGCTGACCACCCCCGACTCGATGATGAACAGATGATCACTGACCTCCCCCGCTGCCAGGATCACGTCGCCGGCGCGGAAGGTTTGCAGGGTCATGTTCTGGCTGAAGGTGTCTTTCTCATCCTGGCGCAGGGTGGAGAAAATGTTCGAGCTTTCCAGTAAGACCCGAGGCCGCGACGCCACCTGGGGCGTGGCGCTTTCACTGGTGGACAGCAGGCTCACGCCCGATGCTTGCAAATGCCGGAACGCCAGGTCGAACAACTGATTGCGCACCGTGCGTTTCAGGGCCATGGAGGCAACGAACCCGCTGATTTCATACTCCGCCCCGCCGCTGCCGCTGCTTTTGAGGGCGACGCTGGGGGCCGGGATGGCGAGCAGGGAACGACAGCCGATCATGGCCCGCTCCAACGCGTCGATCACGGTTTGTGGCCGCGCGTGAGGGCTGACCTGGATGCTGATGGACAAGCCATGGACATCGCTGGGTCGGCTGAAGTTGATGACCTTGGCCTTGGCCGCCAACGAGTTGGGGATCACCGCCATGCTGCCCTGGGCGGTCTGCAAGCGCGTGGCCCGCCAATCGATGTCAGTGACCCGGCCTTCGGTGCCGTCGATGGAAATCCAGTCATCGAGCTGGTAGGGCTTGGTGGTGTTGAGCACGATCCCGGAGAACACGTCGCTGAGGGTGCTCTGCAAGGCCAGGCCGACGATGATCGCCATCGCACCGGACGTGGCCAGCACGCCCTTGACCGGCAAATCCAGCACATAGGCCAGGGCCGCGATGACGGCGATCAGGAAAATCACCGCGCCGAGCAAATCCTGCAACAAGCGTCCGGTGTGGCCGACCCGCTGCATCAACGCCACCACGATCAGCACCGTCAGGGTTCGCGCGGCGAACAGCCACCAGGTAATCTGCAAACCGGTAGCGGCCAGGTGCCGAGGCACGTCGTCGACCCACTGCGCCGGCACCATGGGGTTGAGGCCTTCATTGAACAGCAGCACGCTGAACAACGAAAAAATCACCAGCCTTGCGCCGACTTTCCAA from Pseudomonas beijingensis includes the following:
- a CDS encoding carboxymuconolactone decarboxylase family protein; translation: MQPRIDFYTASPDAFKAMLALENAASNLGLEKSLLELVKLRSSQINGCAFCIDMHTADARKDGETERRLYAVTAWREAPFFTGRERAALAWTEALTRLSDTHAPDADYALLSEHFSPKEMVDLTVAINAINGWNRLAVGFRKMPEA
- a CDS encoding sigma-70 family RNA polymerase sigma factor, whose product is MTPKLPRRPGFFEHYEELIGTWTRRLRNRQQAEDLAHDTFVRVLESDSSGVEQPRAYLHQTARNIAVDGYRREDRRGAMEEAVIDPGQSFSGDPEHFMHAIQLADSIERALAELPANCRTVFVWQKIEGLTQAEIAERLGLSKNMVEKYMIRTLRHLRDRLDGPGQ
- a CDS encoding mechanosensitive ion channel family protein, with product MLFLISEHPLLCALALLVFDLLMWHLVSADRIYWKVGARLVIFSLFSVLLFNEGLNPMVPAQWVDDVPRHLAATGLQITWWLFAARTLTVLIVVALMQRVGHTGRLLQDLLGAVIFLIAVIAALAYVLDLPVKGVLATSGAMAIIVGLALQSTLSDVFSGIVLNTTKPYQLDDWISIDGTEGRVTDIDWRATRLQTAQGSMAVIPNSLAAKAKVINFSRPSDVHGLSISIQVSPHARPQTVIDALERAMIGCRSLLAIPAPSVALKSSGSGGAEYEISGFVASMALKRTVRNQLFDLAFRHLQASGVSLLSTSESATPQVASRPRVLLESSNIFSTLRQDEKDTFSQNMTLQTFRAGDVILAAGEVSDHLFIIESGVVSVTLMRNGQPLEGGRMGPGEVIGEAGIVAEQAALANFSAKTFCTLYRIENSYLKPCLEARRDINDAMKNLLDVRMHLAQNLTREVPKPIAKKRFLQWLRSRA
- a CDS encoding TonB-dependent siderophore receptor produces the protein MKTTAKNNNRTSVRWLPLALTLAVSAAVPQAFADQAATAIHIQAQPLGQALSQLGQQTALQVFFSPELVAGKQAPAVDGNLSPEAALRQLLQGSGLQYQINDGSATVLPAPSASGAGPLELGATEIQVVGDWLGDANAEVVQNHPGARTVIRREAMVEQGAMNVGDVLRRVPGVQVQEANGTGGSDISLNVGVRGLTSRLSPRSTVLIDGVPAAFAPYGQPQLSMAPISSGNLDSIDVVRGAGSVRYGPQNVGGVINFVTRAIPEKATGEIGTTLETSQRGGWKHIDTAFLGGTADNGLGVALLYSGVNGNGYRQSNNGNDIDDVILKTHWAPTDVDDFSLNFHYYDAKADMPGGLTQKQYDANPYQSDRDWDNFSGRRKDVSFKWIREINERTQAEVLTYYSDSYRGSTIASRDQRNLVSYPRTYYTFGIEPRVSHVFDLGSTTQEASVGYRYLKEGMHEEASRLALRNNEPVVRPGADGHVYQDRTGGTEAHAVYIDDKIDVGKWTITPGIRFESISTEWHDRPVLDTAGRPVQEKRRSIDSNEPLPALSVMYHLSDAWKLFANYETSFGSLQYFQLGQGGDGNNTANGLSPEKAKTYEICTRYNDDVWGGEVTLFYIDFDDELQYISNDVGWTNMGATKHQGLEASVHYDMAALDPSLEGLTANAGFTYTRATYEGQIPSFKGRDLPFYSRQVANVGLRYDVNRWTYNLDAFAQSKQRAPGNSVNADGSFSGDYITDGTADGQYGDMPGYVLWNVRAGYDFGAQLSNLKVGAGVKNLFDHQYYTRSSDNNSGIYVGAPRTFFVQASVGF
- a CDS encoding FecR family protein; the encoded protein is MMDSRECPCGQDRVRDAAAQWFVRLQAPAMSVEERQGFEAWLDEHPNHRDEIQLLQGIWSATDLLPKERLRALCEPPAERPKRRPLLRYAVAAGLLAVAVGLGLFSGLSSSTDYSGEFATALGERRHIALPDGSVIDLNSRSRVRIQFAHRQRRVELAEGEALFTVEHDAGRPFTVDAGNGQVTVTGTRFDVRRDADKTRVAVAQGSVKVRGRGAPKAPFVSLTPGLGTQIDAQGNVAAPYAINADALTAWRNGKLVFNDAPLSEVAEEVSRYRLQPLRVGSAAVGKLRLTSVFRADDPEALLKALPNILPVAVRSLDDGSQEIIAR
- a CDS encoding MFS transporter; this translates as MTAITPPPTFIPGRLEQMSTRIAYLIAGIGIAAWAPLVPYAKVRANLDEGTLGLLLLCLGVGSILAMPISGALAGRFGCRRVLSGGTILICLALPLLATMTSLPWLVAALFLFGAGLGTVDSTVNLQAVIVERASGKTMMSGFHGMFSLGGIIGAAGVSALLGLGLSPLGATLVVNGVLLVALFKAAPHLLPYGSESSGPAFAIPHGVVLFIGILCFIVFLAEGAVLDWSAVFLTTEPGVDTAYAGLGYAAFALTMTVGRLTGDSVVHRLGAKRVIIYGGSIAAAGFLLATLAPMWQAALLGYALVGAGCSNIVPVLYTAVGKQTLMPEAIAVPAITTIGYAGILAGPALIGFVAHGSSLSFAFGLIALSLVAVAISGKVLKV